The nucleotide window ACATTTATGCATATCAAGACCTGCTAAAATGAAGTGAATTACATGTTCCACTTCTCAATGGCCAAGAGAAACAGGGCCACGAGGAGCATTTACAACAAATAACAATAAACTATCAGTAGTAATTGTGGAGTCATACTTAGTTACTCAAAGAATGGAGTGCATTAATTAGCCTAACAGTCCTTACTTCACACACTAGAAAATGCAATAACACAATGTCAATGACACTGAAGACCTCACACCAGAACGTATAGCCATCGAGCAGCAGTGACAACCTTCTCTAAAGATTACATGAATAAACCACAAGGTCTGATTCAGAGTAAGAAACGAAAATGAAGAGAAACAGAAATACCTCATGACCTGGTGAAGCTACTGAAACCTACACTCGAGTCGAATGGGACAAATAACTAATCAAATTTTTTTAAGAATATTGAAGATCCTGGATGTTAAAGATGTGTCAGTCTATGGACAGTTTAATAAATAGGGTTGGGAGAGCAATGCACGAATTAGCAACTCAATCAGAATGTACTGCTGCTTTCACTGGCAGAAATAGAGGGGGCTTCAGTTTTTACAAGATGAGAACCCCTGCTGTTGATGTCAAGACCCTGAAAACGCCTGAGAGGATCTTGTTGCATTGCGTCTGTGAGAGCCTGTGCATGGCCAGCAAGTAGAGGGTGACGGGGATTAGACATGCTGCCCTGGAGGGTGTGAAACTGCGGCATCAGTGTGTTCGGTGGTTCGCTTGGCCCTGGCTGTGGCTGATGAGGAAAGAATGCTGGTCGGTTATATGAAATTTGCTGCATTCCCGAATTGTATGCATCTGAGGAGGCTGATATCTGCCCTGTAGCTATTTTAAGTCTTTCAACTTCCTGTTTCAGTGCTTCGTTCCGAGCTGTATTTTTGAAACAGCATGAGAAAGATTTCCATAGCATCAGTAATTGCTCTCATCACAGATGAAATTTTGTTTATGTGTAGAGGGATAAGGTAAGTCGTCGTGTTGATTAAGAAAGTAATATTAGGTTTTGTTTATGCAGTCTATCCTCCAGCCAAGAGGTACAAATAGCTGAGAATTTCGAGATGGAAGTGATAATGACTAAGAAATCAAAAAGAATATTGCAACAATGAAGCGGAAGGAAATAGATGGGGAACATACCATCTCGTAATTGAGCTTGTTGTTCCATAGCTTGCAAACGGAGCTTAAGCTCGGTATTCTCATTAGTAAGGCCGGTTGTATCCCTCTGCAGAAGGAAACAATAGCCATGATATTCAGATGATTGCAAGGAGAAATACATGAAATTCTTTTAAAGGAAAGTAATGATGAGATGTACATGGAAGACTCATTTCAAAGGAAAAACTTATTATTTTGGAAAGATATTTAGCTGAAAAAAGgtaccttttttttttcaaatgatggaagttatttttaattttctctaGACATGGTAGACTTTTAGAAAAAGGAATTATGTTTTTGAATTCTGTCATCAAAGATTTTATTCATTTAAACAGATACAGCTTGAGCTCATACAAAATATTATTCTTGTCAATTACCTTTCTCTAAAAAAAATGTTACCCTTGTAAGGTTTGCAGaccaaaaataaccaaaattgATGGAATAAGTTGTATGTTTCTGCACATATCTAGTGATTTCAGAACTTGGATGTAAGTTCTTGAAAAAGGAAGAAGTACCTGGAAAAGGGTCAGTTGTGCAGAAAGAGTGGTGGCTTCTGTTTGAAGGGTCTGAACTTTACTCTCAAGTTCAGATATATAACGGGCCTTCCTCTCTTTAGAACGAGCAGCAGACTGCCGATTTGCCAAAATCCTGTGCAACATTCTCAAAAGTCAGACAAATAGCAGATCTGGAATTGAGAAATTCTTCTCTGTTTCTTcccttattaaaaataaaatctttgtAGATTGAAGTAATCCTACAAAGATACTATGCATTTCATCTCAATGGAAAAAGTTCATGTAATTTGATCATAAACTGAtatgtatattcatctatatacaGCACTTTGACTTAAAGTTTGCTTTTGGACACAGTGAGATTTATCAGACACATACTCATTGTAGATTGTTGGAGACTCTTTTGTCCAATAGGAGCATGAATTACTCTTGAGAGTATCCGTGCTTCTTAGACAAGATGCAGATTAAGTAACAGTAAAAGTAAGAAGGTCCCCCAACAAAGATACAGCGTTCCAATGGTTGTGTATAGATCACCCAACATAATAACTTCCATGAGTTCATAGATTGCAGGTCATAATGACTGGATACATGCTACTTTTTAACCTTTTTCTTTCCTTGCAATAAGAACTTCGAATTCCCATAGCTTGGTTTCTGATAGTTTTCCAGCATATATTTCATCACTAGATAGTATAATCAGTTCGACATATCCTagacatttttaaaaaaaaatcctaaattatgtTAAGCAGAGATATTTGCTTCACATCTATCCACCGTTATCGGTGAAAATGCTAAAGTTATGATATCATGCAAGTGTTATgcttttatacatatataatggTAGTAAATCCAAACAAATTAGGCTCTTGAGAAATCAGCTGGCAACCGGCAATCTAATTATTGTAAAGAGCAATTTATCATTCCCCATGTTCCATTAAAGGCATCAAGCGGACTTAACAAGTGAAAGTTCATTCTAGAAAGCTACATCAAAATCATTAGATATCACAAAATTAAACTTTACAACAGGTTAGAGACAAAGTCTGCTCAAAAAAGCAGATATTTTGCAACTTCCTATTGCTATTTCTATCAGCTCAAGACACAAGTGCCAACAATTTATTCTGAAACCAGACATAGTGGATTGTTAAGTATTACTAGAACCATAACTTTGGCTCGCCTATACTTCATTTCAAGCATTATGCTCTTGGATAAACATTGTAGGACTTTAGATCATGTGAAACTAGAGGGACAAGCTAGCTTTTGGAGCAGAATGAAAGGGTAGTGATTGCCAAACTATTTGGACAAGCAATCAAAATGTTATGGAAAAGCATCCCTGCTGATCAAAAGCTTAGCCTGATTTAAGCCAACAATATCATCCGACTAGACTTCTTCGCTCCAAGTTGGCTATCTTAGAAGAAAGAAGTGAATGTTATCGGACATGTCATCACTTCATTTAAATAGGTAGGCTTTGCTTTATCACTCATACTGTAAACAGAAAAAGTCTACTTCAACCAAAAGTTACTAGTGAAATATTAGGCTCCATCGAAGTTTGcaactacaaaaaaaaaagttattcaaaaaaaaatcgcaattttttttttcaaaataaaatgttGATTTTACTGAGCAGTAATATCTAAGGGACTAATGATCATGACTAACAGTTCAAATGAGACTTTGATAGTGTTAGGACACTAATCTGCATTTAATGAAAGCAActtcgtttttttttttggatggtGAGCGATTTGGTATAATTTTGAAATCATCTTAAGGTTTCTTACAGAGGTTAACTTAGATGAGACATGGTCTAGTTTAGATTTATGAAAACTTGACAAAATGCAACAAAAGCAGATTAATTGAAATAAACTTGGATGAACTACATATCTTCTTGCAGCCAACATACAGATCAAAACAAGAAACAAGCATCTCCAAGAATGTACTGAACTGACCTTATCCAATCTAACGGTTAAAGTTCCCAATGAAACCTTGATAAGAGAGAGATAAATCTAGGGCACACAATGGTGAATAATCAACTTCAGACCCCAATTCTGGTACTAAACTCATTTACCTTGTGTCTTAACTGTTTTCCAATGCAACATACAAATGCAGTTCTCTTGGTTTGACACATTGCAGTAAGGTTCGCGATCAATGTCTTAGTATAAGAACTTCTTGGAGCTTTGGAATAAAAACTGTTGTTTGACTCATTTAGGTGCTTTAATGCCCTTCTACTGTTGGTATGCTTAGCATTTGCCTTGTCCTTGCTTCAAAGAAATTTCTGTCTCTCTCTCTGGTTTCTCTGTGTGTGTATAGAgttcaataatatatatatatatatattctcaatatctATAGTGAGAAAAAATTATGAAGTTAGTAATCCATTTCCCTCTTCAGCAAAGCAGTCAAAGTAGCAAGCCACCtggtggaattagtcgaggtgtgcGCAAGCTGCCCAGACTCCACCGTTATTAAAAAAGAGTCTAAAACGAATTGATTAGCCTCACCTCATTCTTCAATAGAAATTACTTCATCTGAAAAGAACTTAACTGACATGACCATGCCTCTACTGTGGAGAAATTTTAAATCCATAAAAAGAAAACAAGTAATTTTCAGGAGAAAATAATTAAGTTACCCGAAAAAAACAGATTTCTGGTGAATTAAAGACACATCATCTTATAgggaaacaacaacaaaaataattcatcttttttttttcagatgACGGTGGTTCCTTGCCAGCTTGTAGGCACCTAGACTTTCCACCATGTAGGTGCTACCTCCCACAAGCATAACACCAGGTAACTCTGACGCTAAGGTTTAGGCAGACGAGAAGAAATCACTTACATTTACTTCAAGATCTTCTATAAATTCTAGATTTGCAAATATTTAAACAAACCTTTCCACTAAATCCATTAAGCATTCAACCAACTCAAAATAATCTAAATCACAATTCAACATGAAAACTGAATTTAAATTGTAAGTAGCTTGACTTAAACTTTAAAAACTAGTAGTACTACCTTTTGGCACGTTTAGGATCAATAGTCCAGAGCTCAGCCAACTTATCAGGAGCCATAGCTTTCTTAGCTTCAATACTCTCACTCAGCAACAAACTCGATGAGCTATCCACTGAATGACTATGCCTGTGACGTGGCTTCATCATCATGCTTTTCTCTCCGTCACTACTCTCAGCTCCCACTCGACTACTCCCTCCACTACCACCGGCATTTTCGAGACCACCAGCTGCTGCATCGCTTCCGGAGTTAGATCCACCGCCGGAGCCGAGCTTCTCAATGTCCATGTACGTAGAGAAAAAATCATCCTCCGATCCGATCTCCTCGAAACTTCCCGCCGGCGCATCGAATGGGTCGGATTCCAGATCTAAATCCTCCGGCAACCGGAAGTTCACCTCCGAGTGAGCTCGCCGGTGGTGAGACGGACGGAATGCAGCAGCTGAAAATGACGACGGAGGTTGATTCGGTAACTTAACGGAGTTTAGATGTGACGGATCTTGCATTTTTGTGGAGAAAAGCTTCAGATAATCGATCAAatgaagttgaagaagaagatggattTAGTGAACTGCATATGTAAGTTAAGTAGAGTTTTGTTGTTTATTAATGGAAGTTAACTGCTTTCAAACGGTTTTGACTTTTTGACTGGAAAAGGTTTTTCTTCTGTTCTACTCCTTTGTTTGTCTAGTTTGACTctactatttttgaaaaaagaaataaaaactttaaaatttgtgattgtaaatatatatataattttacgtggctataaaattttaaaaacttataTTCATAaactatataaatattttatttttaaaatatataaaatgagttatttgttttaaaatagattaataaaGAAATTGTGCCAAACAAAATAGAAGGAAGGATGATATGGTGGACTTAGAGAGTGTAATAGATCTTTATACAAATAACCAATCATATTTACTGTTCATTTTTTCTAGTcgcataaaaatatactccattataggatatgattattattatatatatatatatatatatatatatatatatattttacatgaattatacatataaTACATTATATATTCGCTGGCTATTTTAAGTTTAAACGTTTGCTAGGCAGCTGTTTAAGTTAACTCTTCGGTAATTAATTTAACTGGATTGGGTGAATGGGCTTTAGTCCATGAAAATGACGTAATTAAGGATAATATTGATTGAGTTCGTAATTGACGCTTGATTTGGACGAGGAGCTTTGGGACCGCTTTGGAGTTGTGCACATGTGTGCATCTTTGGATTATTGTTGATTGATTCATACATGTGAAAATTGGTCCTTTTCttttaggcaaaatacataagttgtcaCCTGATCTATGGCCCAAATCCCCCTTATACACTTTTTGTGGACGATAATAATATTACACACGCAACATTTCTAAAGTGTATCTAGTACACATCACATTTGACAGATGGCGCGCGCGTATTTTACACGTAAATGAGACGGGTGAATGTAAAACTTTTGGGTCTTAATCATTACTTAAATGTCATATGTCCAGCCTTTTTTACTTTTACACTTTTTTTGAGTCAAttcttatttttctatttttaactaTTTCATCTCCAAATAATTTGGTCCCTTTTCCACACCCTATCACCCCACACGTTTTCCTCTTCCCCTGGCCATCCACTTTGTCTTCTCCATAGATTAAACTCTAAAACACAATAATAATTGTAGAGCTAGATCCAAGTTCTAAATTATTAGTCATCTCCTCCAAGATTTAACCCTTTCAGATCTGCTAATGAAATCAATGACTAGTTTCtctatattttttcataattttattttcagATCTGCTGATTCTTTCTTtgacttcaattttttttaattgaatgGGTTGGAAAAGGGGGTTTATAGTGTTTGTGGATTTTGCTCTAAAAATTAATGGCGGTAGTGGTACTATTATGACAATggtgattttaataaaaatcaacTTTTTTGTAGAAGAAGATGGGCATCTTTAGCTCTTATTCATCTTTAAGAGTCAAGCTCCATTGGCAATATTGAGAAAATGGGAAGGTGCTACTAACTATGGCGTTAATGGTGGAAAGATTGTGGAGAAGATGATTAAGTGGGTTGGGGCAGGGGGGAAGGAATTACTAAAAGCTGGAAAGCGggatcttttttatttattttttctttttttaaagaagaaattttaATTATGGTGTAAATTaggtattttattgtattttctttctgttttgacACGTGTCACGATAATATTAGTGTGTGATATTACACATATTTTGAAAAGCTGGTCAACAAAAAGATGGTGTGTACTAGATACACTTTAGAAAGGTTGCGTGTGTAATATTATTATCGTCCACAGAACGTGTGTAAGGGGGATTTGGGCCATAGGTCAGAtgacaacttatgtattttgcctttctTTTAATCTTTTCCGAGTCTAAAGTTCTAGAGAATCCAATAAAAAGGGCAGTCCGGTGTACTAAGCTTTTGCTATGCGCAAGGGCGGATTTATACTTATCGAAGCATTGTCACGCGACACCGCTTCgtcgaaattttttattaaatatatgtatttatactgTACGGAAACTGTTAAGTAGAAAAAAATAACACCACTTGACATAAATTGTGTGTTGGTGTGTTGGTAATGTGCTTGATTTTTCTTTAAGAGGTTAAAGGTTCAAACTTAAGACTCAACAAAATCAGTAGATTAAGACTATTTCTTGTCTAAAAGTATGACAATCATAGTTATATTTCAGTTTTTTTATAAATTTCGACACCGCTTACAAAAATTCCTACGTACACCCCTGGCTATACGTGAGGTCCGGGAAAGAGCCGGatcacaagggtctatcgtacgcaaCCTTACGGTACAAATATAGAATTTGATTTGGTAATAGTAATGTCATTACATGTAAATTTTTGTAATAAGTATTAAGTGATAATGGTTCATTTCTTTCTCTGTTAATcattttttagtttaaatttcatgCATTGACTATATAAAACATATTTATACAATGAGCTCACTTGTAATATAACTACATATACATTCTATAACAAGTATTGATTGATAATTTGATACAAATAAAAACTCACATGGTATCACAGGTTAAATTATATtgacaataaaaataaatttcacccttatatatatatatatatatatattagaacaTTGGTAGAAAAGTCGAGAGAGCATCTAAAAATAGCTTTAGAAGTCAGAACTGGAAAGTATATCATTTTCGTCTGTACGACTTTCCTATTTCTGACAAGGGAAATGAAAACTTTCCAGGCCTCCAACTtaaatttattataattttaatatatttgacCTCTCAATCAAAAATAATTATAGTTATACTGTAAAAAATTTGTATTTACCGGctaatattgtcacgacccccaTTCGTccttcgtgaaccatcgtgatggcacctagtcctctATGACTATGTATgtctaaattgcggaagataaccaaagtgcggaataaaaacaaattaaaacataatgaagagtgataaaacagtatttaaaagtgtcactcggcatacacaatatttaactctcaaaccaatacatacttccaagacccggaaacccatgaatcacaaactaaggatcactacacagtactctaactccagaatatctaacaaggaaaagaaatacacaagggcaaatgtttaaaagctagaatagaaagggactcctcggtctgcggacgcggcagatatacctcgaagtcactggagcagtcgcctcgcctcaagggtgataggactgagtcgtagtacctggatctgcacatgaaaaacatgcgcagaaagggcatgaatacaccacagcggtactccgtaagtgccaagcctaacctcggtcgggtagtgacgaggaaggtcagggccctactgaagttaaataaaatataaagtttgacagtgtaggacaaaacaatataaataaatacagcAGTAAAAGTAATACAGGATATAAAAAGGGCAACAACAATTATTACAGAGACAAGGCAAAACACGGAAAGAAATGCGACTTAGCACCAaaataataaccggggatctcccaggataccgtcctatatgtacatatccaatggatctcctgggatcccgtcccgtagtccaactcatagtgcgcggggatctaccggaatcccgttccgtagtcccaaatgtaaatacccagtactggggaaaTTTACTGGGTGCATTctcatagttccatataactgtgtagggagatctaccggaatcccacatacgtagtcccaatgtaaatacacatcAACAATAggaaaaatattcagaaatggtaaatttcatattaaggcaaacaagtaattctagcatagcatgctgcacagaattcaggtaaggcagtttgagcaagtaaagcaattaagtcacttagacatgttttcctaagctaacaacatgcttaatagtgcaagtaatagaaataggaaaggaaacatactagtaattacttaaagaaaatcggatttctaacaattaacacaagtacgcactcgtcacctcacgtacaaggcatttcaattaccaaatataccaaatcctaagaggaaggtcccacacacaaggttagacaagccacttacctcgaaccagctcaaaatcaacccgaaaccacactcttgccacgagtactcgactccaaattgcccaaatctattcaattcaattgcataatgtaaataacacttcaagtaactaattctacaaagaaattctaagctaatacgcgaaattaggcaaaatgaccaaaacacccctcaggcccacgtctcagaatcgggtaaaatttatattttcagaatcctcacgccctcacgagttcatgcataccaaaattatccaaatctaaagtcaaattcccaatcaaaagtcaaattctaggtctaagaacattcttccaacttttccccagttttcatctccaatccgaaattaaatgatgaaactaactacagattaatggaatataactagaaaggatCAAAGAATTGTTATCCAATGATCTCCTctcaatttcctctcaaaatcgccgtctcccgagctccaaatcgaatttccaacttttgaaactaaaccctcgaaatttcatatttctgcccaacTACTTCCGCATCTGTAGTCCCGCATTTGCGGAACATTGGTCGCATCTGTGACTTCTCACTTAGGGTccagattccgcatctgcgaatcCCCCATCCccagatgcggtaccgctcctgcggaaattccatcgcttCTGTGGTTCCTGTTGAACTCTCCAAATTCCACTTCTACGGTTAATctgccgcttctgtggctccgcacctgcggtcccacactcgcaggtgcggttatgacagcagaaCAATTGAAGTTGCAACtccaattccaaaaatattttcgtcaaccatccgaaatcattccgaggccccagggacctcaaccaaacctaccaacatattccacaacttcattcaaatttgttccaaccttcggaacactcaaaacaacatcaaaacacttatttttcatcggattcaagcctaagaattccaaaaaactctaaaaatatgctttcggtcaaaaagtctatcaaacctcatccgaatgacctgaaattttgcacacaagtcacattaaacactacggagctactccaacttccggaattccattccgaccctcagatcaaaatttcactatcgaaccggaaacttcaaaagttaaactttcggcatttcaagcctaaattagctacggacctccaaaacacaatccgaacacgcccctaagcccaaaatcacccaacggagctaatgaaaccatcaaatttccattccgaggacgtcttcatactgttccgactatggtcaactttccaacacttaagctctcatttatggactaagtcccaaaactctccgaaactcaaaaccaaacatcccggcaatcaaaatagcagaaataaacttggggaaaacagttaataggggatcggggcgtaaattcttaaaattaccggccgggtcgtcacatcctcctacacttaaacattcgttcgtcctcgaacgagcatagacacatacctgaagtagtgaaaatatgagggtaacggctgcgcatatcctactcggtctcccaggttgcctcctcgaccggctgaccccgccactgaacctttaatgcagcaatgttctttgacctcagctttctaacctgcctgtccaatattgccactggctcctc belongs to Nicotiana tabacum cultivar K326 chromosome 6, ASM71507v2, whole genome shotgun sequence and includes:
- the LOC107759065 gene encoding transcription factor RF2b — protein: MQDPSHLNSVKLPNQPPSSFSAAAFRPSHHRRAHSEVNFRLPEDLDLESDPFDAPAGSFEEIGSEDDFFSTYMDIEKLGSGGGSNSGSDAAAGGLENAGGSGGSSRVGAESSDGEKSMMMKPRHRHSHSVDSSSSLLLSESIEAKKAMAPDKLAELWTIDPKRAKRILANRQSAARSKERKARYISELESKVQTLQTEATTLSAQLTLFQRDTTGLTNENTELKLRLQAMEQQAQLRDARNEALKQEVERLKIATGQISASSDAYNSGMQQISYNRPAFFPHQPQPGPSEPPNTLMPQFHTLQGSMSNPRHPLLAGHAQALTDAMQQDPLRRFQGLDINSRGSHLVKTEAPSISASESSSTF